From a single Lacerta agilis isolate rLacAgi1 chromosome 3, rLacAgi1.pri, whole genome shotgun sequence genomic region:
- the ALKAL2 gene encoding ALK and LTK ligand 2 yields the protein MGRFLRSPALVGLVLAMLSAGHCEERPESSAGLKERQNLLNLIMEIIQELKKYHLEEDEENGVHYKQDYLLDRRREVPVVPDYGSYSEEQRVEIVPRDLRMKDKFLNHLTGHLYFGPKCTKHFHRLYHHTRDCTIPAYYKRCARLLTRLAVSPMCSEG from the exons ATGGGCAGATTCCTGAGATCCCCTGCGTTGGTTGGGCTGGTGCTGGCGATGCTTTCAGCGGGACATTGCGAAGAGAGACCCGAATCTAGCGCAGGGCTGAAGGAAAGGCAGAACCTCTTAAACCTGATCATGGAGATCATTCAGGAACTGAAAAAATACCACctggaggaggacgaggagaaCGGGGTTCACTACAAACAAGACTATCTTTTGGACCGAAGAAGGGAAGTACCGGTAGTACCCGATTATGGATCTTACTCAGAAGAACAGAGAGTTG AAATAGTTCCTAGAGATCTGAGAATGAAAGACAAGTTTTTAAACCATTTAACAG GTCATCTTTATTTTGGTCCAAAATGCACTAAACACTTTCATAGACTTTACCATCATACAAGAGACTGCACCATTCCTGCAT ACTATAAAAGATGTGCCAGACTTCTTACTCGGTTGGCAGTAAGTCCAATGTGCTCGGAAGGATAA